From Halapricum desulfuricans, a single genomic window includes:
- a CDS encoding DEAD/DEAH box helicase, whose amino-acid sequence MAESAGNGAAAFAALGEAVREALSERGFQTPTEPQRRAIGPIAQGEHALVIAPTGTGKTETAMLPVLDALVGEGSEGRSATEPRTTSDGARFGIGALYVTPLRALNRDMRERLEWWGETLDLDVDVRHGDTTDYQRSKQANDPPDVLVTTPETLQAMLTGKKLRRALEDVEHVVVDEVHELAAAKRGAQLTVGLERLRELAGDFQRIGLSATVGDPEEVGKFLTGDRGCTIAEVDVGSRLDIEVREPRITDEDGRLAGELMTDDEVASHVRAIDEIVDENDSTLVFVNTRQTAEALGSRFKKLGTDIGVHHGSLSKEARIDVEDRFKSGELDALLCTSSMELGIDVGHVDHVVQYNSPREVRRLLQRVGRAGHRRDVVSSGTVITTRPDDTLEAIAIARRAAEGDVEPAAIHHGSLDTVANQTAGLVMDFGEIRAMEAYEILTRAYPFAEIGEDEFKQVVRELAGNDILWLDEDRDTLEKRRGTWQYFYQNLSMIPDEATYTVEDMASGETIGTLDERFVVNFAQPGEIFIQRGEMWRISEIDEEEELVQVSPVADPGGEVPSWVGQEIPVPYEVAQEVGEIRDVAGTQLRGGATPEATARDLQRRYPADEHTIVEALEPLDRHEAPIPTDDRLLVEFRGREVVINAAFGHTVNETLGRLVSSMLGQRTGSSVGMEIDPYRIELEVPGGVAARDVVEVLNETDPDHLEAIIELSLKNADVLKFRLAQVAAKFGALKRWRGSGSNRFGRDRLLAALEDTPIYDEALRAVLHEELAVGQASEILEAIQSGEISVETVGERTPLGRGGRSGGQELLAPENADASVVQTVRERIQNDRVILFCLHCQDWKSRRTVNSIADQPECPHCGSTQIAALNPWADEVVQAVTADDKDDEQEKQTERAYRAASLVQSHGKRAIIALAARGVGPHNAARIINKLREDEDDFYRDILAREREYARTKSFWE is encoded by the coding sequence ATGGCAGAGTCAGCGGGCAACGGCGCGGCGGCGTTCGCCGCACTCGGCGAGGCCGTCCGCGAGGCGCTGTCCGAACGCGGCTTTCAGACCCCCACCGAGCCACAGCGCCGCGCGATCGGCCCGATCGCGCAGGGGGAGCATGCGCTGGTAATCGCCCCGACCGGGACCGGGAAGACCGAGACCGCGATGCTTCCGGTGCTCGACGCGCTGGTAGGCGAGGGAAGCGAGGGCCGGAGCGCCACGGAACCTCGGACGACGAGCGACGGCGCGCGCTTCGGTATCGGCGCGCTGTACGTCACCCCGCTGCGCGCGCTCAATCGGGACATGCGCGAGCGCCTGGAGTGGTGGGGCGAGACACTGGATCTCGACGTAGACGTCCGCCACGGCGACACCACCGACTACCAGCGCAGCAAGCAGGCCAACGATCCGCCGGACGTGCTCGTCACCACCCCGGAGACGCTGCAGGCGATGCTCACCGGGAAGAAACTCCGGCGCGCCCTGGAGGACGTCGAACACGTCGTCGTCGACGAGGTCCACGAACTGGCCGCCGCCAAGCGCGGCGCACAGCTGACCGTCGGGCTGGAACGACTCCGGGAGCTCGCTGGCGATTTCCAGCGGATCGGCCTCTCGGCGACCGTCGGCGATCCCGAGGAGGTCGGGAAGTTCCTCACCGGCGACCGGGGCTGTACGATCGCCGAAGTCGACGTGGGGAGCCGCCTGGACATCGAGGTCCGGGAACCCCGGATTACAGACGAGGACGGCCGACTCGCGGGCGAACTTATGACTGACGACGAGGTCGCGAGCCACGTGCGGGCGATCGACGAGATCGTCGACGAGAACGACTCGACGCTGGTGTTTGTCAACACGAGACAGACGGCCGAGGCGCTGGGTTCGCGGTTCAAAAAACTCGGCACCGATATCGGCGTCCACCACGGCTCCCTGTCGAAGGAGGCCCGCATCGACGTCGAGGACCGGTTCAAGTCGGGTGAACTCGACGCCCTCCTGTGTACCTCCTCGATGGAACTGGGCATCGACGTGGGCCACGTCGATCACGTCGTCCAGTACAACAGCCCCCGGGAGGTCCGGCGCTTGCTCCAGCGGGTGGGTCGGGCGGGCCACCGCCGGGACGTCGTCTCCTCGGGGACGGTGATCACGACCCGGCCCGACGACACCCTCGAGGCAATCGCGATCGCCCGCCGCGCCGCCGAGGGCGACGTCGAGCCCGCCGCGATTCACCACGGCAGTCTCGATACCGTCGCCAACCAGACCGCCGGCCTCGTGATGGACTTCGGCGAGATCCGGGCGATGGAGGCCTACGAGATTCTCACTCGCGCCTACCCCTTCGCGGAGATTGGCGAAGACGAGTTCAAGCAGGTCGTCAGGGAACTCGCGGGCAACGACATCCTCTGGCTGGACGAGGATCGCGATACGCTCGAAAAGCGGCGAGGAACCTGGCAGTACTTCTATCAGAACCTCTCGATGATCCCCGACGAGGCCACCTACACCGTCGAGGACATGGCCTCGGGCGAGACGATCGGCACCCTTGATGAGCGGTTCGTCGTCAACTTCGCCCAGCCCGGCGAGATATTCATCCAGCGCGGGGAGATGTGGCGCATCAGCGAGATCGACGAGGAGGAGGAACTCGTCCAGGTCAGCCCCGTCGCCGATCCCGGCGGCGAGGTCCCTTCCTGGGTCGGTCAGGAGATTCCCGTCCCCTACGAGGTCGCCCAGGAGGTCGGGGAGATTCGGGACGTGGCGGGCACGCAGTTGCGCGGCGGCGCGACCCCCGAGGCCACCGCTCGGGACCTGCAGCGACGCTACCCCGCCGACGAGCACACGATCGTCGAGGCCCTCGAACCCCTGGACCGTCACGAAGCCCCGATCCCGACCGACGACCGTCTCCTCGTGGAGTTTCGCGGCCGCGAGGTGGTCATCAACGCCGCCTTCGGCCACACCGTCAACGAAACGCTCGGCAGATTGGTCTCGTCGATGCTCGGCCAGCGGACCGGCTCCTCGGTCGGGATGGAGATCGACCCCTACCGGATCGAACTGGAGGTCCCCGGTGGGGTCGCTGCCCGGGATGTCGTCGAAGTGCTCAATGAAACTGATCCCGACCATCTGGAGGCGATCATCGAACTCAGTCTCAAGAACGCCGACGTGCTCAAGTTCAGGTTGGCCCAGGTCGCCGCAAAGTTCGGGGCACTCAAGCGGTGGCGGGGCAGTGGGAGCAACCGATTCGGTCGGGATCGGCTCCTCGCGGCGCTGGAGGACACGCCGATCTACGACGAGGCCTTGCGGGCGGTCCTGCACGAGGAACTGGCCGTCGGGCAAGCCAGTGAAATCCTCGAAGCGATCCAGTCAGGCGAGATCAGCGTCGAGACCGTCGGCGAGCGCACCCCACTCGGCCGGGGCGGTCGGTCGGGCGGCCAGGAACTGCTGGCTCCCGAAAACGCCGACGCCAGCGTCGTCCAGACCGTGCGCGAGCGCATCCAGAACGACCGGGTAATTCTGTTCTGCCTGCACTGTCAGGACTGGAAATCCAGGCGGACGGTCAACTCCATCGCCGACCAGCCGGAGTGTCCCCACTGCGGCTCGACCCAGATTGCCGCGCTGAATCCCTGGGCCGACGAAGTCGTTCAGGCCGTGACGGCCGACGACAAGGACGACGAACAGGAGAAACAGACCGAGCGGGCCTACCGTGCTGCGAGTCTCGTCCAGAGTCACGGCAAGCGGGCGATCATCGCGCTTGCGGCCCGCGGCGTCGGGCCGCACAACGCCGCCCGGATCATCAACAAACTGCGGGAGGACGAGGACGACTTCTACCGGGACATCCTCGCCCGGGAACGCGAGTACGCCCGGACGAAATCGTTCTGGGAGTGA
- a CDS encoding histidine kinase N-terminal 7TM domain-containing protein encodes MTSVDPAAAVFVLVGAGTAGLAVLAWRQRPNPGAETLGVLMGSVAVWNGALLWGTTSVGYTSSFLASIFVVVAAAVTVISFLAFTLEYTGREELLVGPYVYLLGIEPIAVAVIGLTNELHNALWNVKATAAGYVFEAGPLLYAHLAFTYVIMALGTVLIVFRLYRSRSVHRRQAWAILFGVIPPWLGNILYIAIDVAAFQVAGFVVTGVVVYWAITEYQLVDLTPVARSTVMDALEVGVVVVDGDGRITDLNQFAATLLEVEDVEPNIGRQARHLFADAPELAERTDDAETFDMTAIMTVDGEERIVSASATLLTDALDRPVGRLLLLEDITERERRREEIETQNERLEEFATMVSHDLRNPLDVASGHVELMRSSRSEAPDQSGVYLGTDRLDEAAGALERIEAIVEDVLTLSRDGRDVTDPEAISLRSAARSAWEHVDTADGRLVVGTDDRITADRDRLERLFENLFRNAVEHGGSGVTVSVGIIHDGHERTGFYVADDGDGIPAELRGEIFESGVSGDKNGTGFGLAIVEQLADVHGWTIDATESDEGGARFEFTSVDLATEAFPEAD; translated from the coding sequence GTGACATCGGTCGATCCGGCGGCAGCCGTGTTCGTTCTTGTCGGGGCTGGGACCGCCGGACTCGCCGTGCTAGCCTGGCGTCAGCGCCCGAACCCGGGCGCGGAGACGCTGGGCGTCCTGATGGGCTCGGTCGCCGTCTGGAACGGAGCGTTGCTGTGGGGCACCACGTCCGTGGGGTACACGTCGTCCTTTCTGGCGTCTATTTTCGTGGTCGTCGCGGCGGCCGTGACGGTGATCTCCTTTCTCGCGTTCACGCTGGAATATACGGGTCGCGAGGAACTCCTCGTCGGCCCGTACGTGTATCTGCTCGGGATCGAGCCGATCGCCGTCGCCGTGATCGGGCTGACCAACGAACTACACAACGCGCTCTGGAACGTCAAAGCGACGGCCGCGGGCTACGTTTTCGAGGCCGGGCCGCTGCTGTACGCACATCTCGCGTTCACGTACGTCATAATGGCGCTCGGGACCGTCCTGATCGTGTTCCGCCTCTATCGGTCGCGTTCGGTCCACAGGCGGCAAGCGTGGGCTATCCTCTTCGGAGTCATCCCGCCGTGGCTCGGAAACATCCTGTACATCGCTATCGATGTCGCTGCCTTTCAGGTCGCGGGATTCGTGGTAACCGGTGTCGTCGTCTACTGGGCGATCACGGAATACCAGCTCGTGGACCTGACGCCGGTCGCACGAAGCACCGTCATGGACGCCCTCGAAGTCGGCGTCGTAGTCGTCGACGGGGACGGTCGGATCACGGACCTCAATCAGTTCGCCGCGACACTGCTGGAGGTCGAAGATGTCGAGCCGAACATCGGGCGTCAAGCCCGGCATCTGTTTGCCGACGCACCCGAACTCGCCGAGCGGACCGACGACGCCGAGACGTTCGATATGACTGCGATCATGACTGTCGATGGCGAGGAACGGATCGTCTCGGCGTCGGCGACGTTGTTGACCGACGCGCTCGATCGGCCGGTCGGACGGCTGCTATTGCTCGAAGACATCACCGAGCGCGAGCGCCGCCGCGAGGAGATCGAGACACAGAACGAACGCCTCGAGGAGTTCGCGACGATGGTTTCACACGACCTCCGCAACCCGCTTGATGTCGCCAGCGGCCACGTCGAACTGATGCGCTCCAGCCGATCGGAAGCGCCGGATCAGTCGGGTGTCTATCTCGGAACCGACCGCCTCGATGAAGCCGCCGGCGCCCTCGAACGTATCGAAGCGATCGTCGAGGACGTGTTGACACTGTCCCGTGACGGTCGGGACGTCACCGACCCGGAGGCGATTTCGCTCCGGTCGGCCGCCCGATCGGCCTGGGAGCACGTCGACACCGCCGACGGTCGACTCGTCGTCGGCACCGACGACCGGATCACTGCCGATCGAGACCGTCTCGAACGGCTGTTCGAGAACCTCTTCCGGAACGCCGTGGAGCACGGCGGATCCGGAGTCACCGTTTCGGTCGGTATCATCCACGACGGCCACGAGCGGACCGGGTTCTACGTTGCGGACGACGGCGACGGGATCCCGGCGGAACTACGCGGGGAGATCTTCGAATCCGGAGTCAGCGGCGACAAGAACGGGACGGGGTTCGGGCTGGCGATCGTCGAGCAACTGGCGGACGTACACGGGTGGACGATCGACGCCACGGAATCCGACGAAGGCGGCGCACGGTTCGAGTTCACGAGCGTCGATCTCGCCACCGAAGCGTTCCCGGAGGCCGACTGA